A stretch of the Poseidonibacter parvus genome encodes the following:
- a CDS encoding CDC27 family protein: MKLFLIILLLPITTIWANTYTLHIASTKYKDVAKSYIEEVNDLLKIEHLVVRIHKNKHYSLIVNQIKDRNEAIKIQEKLKNTSYKDTYIKKDTADLKYQIIYYTKMTKNSGVVIKEDEKDFLLDVESSNEYITASTMYNIGNYKRSYELFNNLFYKHNYNVNINYFLAQSAIKIGKLDEASIALERVLIENPKFNKARYDYARLLTKLKLNEEAKKEFNILLKENITDETKKDIEKYLKFLNKKKKYTSNSATIIVGMGHNTNIKNSILVEDYKIDGLDLGEDPIKDNFHNEILSLSFNKILEENKAVKITNNFLAYNKSFFNEKNENTSVIAYKPNISYIHNQNLYSLDLNATRVIKKENKDINVFSISPSISNNKFKTSIEYQKLLYAYEYNDDGDNNKDNNFEKFLFYFKYKLSNNLNISTNISKITRLRKQRLDIDKITKSLSLYYSYDFFQKNMIYLGYKFEKNNFKYLSGFPFNNKRKDTSHNIMFNYLYSINDYDRINLLASYTNNSSNQDSSEYDQTEVTINYIKKIHW, from the coding sequence ATGAAATTATTCTTAATAATATTATTATTGCCAATTACAACGATTTGGGCAAATACTTACACTTTACATATAGCATCAACTAAATACAAAGATGTTGCAAAATCATATATAGAAGAAGTTAATGATTTATTAAAAATAGAACACTTAGTAGTAAGAATACATAAAAATAAACATTATTCTTTAATAGTAAATCAAATAAAAGATAGAAATGAAGCAATTAAGATACAAGAGAAATTAAAAAATACATCATATAAAGATACTTATATAAAAAAAGACACAGCAGATTTAAAGTATCAAATAATTTACTATACAAAAATGACAAAAAATAGCGGTGTTGTAATTAAAGAAGATGAAAAAGATTTTCTACTAGATGTAGAATCGTCAAATGAATATATTACCGCATCAACCATGTATAATATTGGAAATTATAAAAGATCATATGAGCTATTTAATAACTTATTTTATAAGCACAACTACAATGTAAATATAAATTATTTTTTAGCTCAAAGCGCCATTAAAATTGGTAAATTAGATGAAGCATCAATTGCATTAGAAAGAGTTCTAATAGAAAATCCAAAATTTAATAAAGCTCGATATGATTATGCAAGATTATTAACAAAACTAAAACTAAACGAAGAAGCAAAAAAAGAGTTTAATATACTTCTAAAAGAAAATATTACAGATGAAACAAAAAAAGATATAGAAAAATATTTAAAATTTTTAAATAAAAAGAAAAAATACACTTCAAATTCTGCAACTATTATTGTAGGAATGGGTCATAATACAAATATAAAAAATAGTATCTTAGTTGAGGATTATAAAATTGATGGTTTAGATTTAGGAGAGGATCCAATTAAAGATAATTTTCACAATGAAATACTATCACTAAGTTTTAATAAGATTTTAGAAGAAAATAAAGCTGTAAAAATTACAAACAACTTTCTTGCTTATAATAAAAGTTTTTTTAATGAAAAGAATGAGAATACTTCAGTTATTGCATATAAACCAAATATATCATATATACATAATCAAAATCTTTACAGTTTAGATTTAAATGCAACAAGAGTAATCAAAAAAGAAAACAAAGATATAAATGTATTCTCCATTTCACCTTCTATTAGTAATAATAAATTTAAAACTTCAATAGAGTATCAAAAACTTCTTTACGCATATGAATATAATGATGATGGAGATAATAATAAAGACAATAACTTTGAAAAATTCTTATTTTACTTTAAATACAAACTATCAAATAACTTAAATATTTCTACAAATATTTCAAAAATAACTAGATTAAGAAAACAAAGACTAGATATAGATAAAATTACGAAAAGCCTATCATTATATTATAGTTATGATTTTTTTCAAAAAAATATGATATACTTAGGATACAAATTTGAAAAAAATAATTTTAAATACTTAAGTGGTTTTCCATTTAATAACAAAAGAAAAGATACAAGCCATAATATAATGTTTAATTACCTGTATTCAATAAATGACTATGATAGAATTAACTTATTAGCATCTTATACTAATAATAGTTCTAATCAAGATTCTTCTGAATATGATCAAACTGAAGTAACTATAAATTATATTAAAAAGATCCATTGGTAA
- a CDS encoding FecR family protein has protein sequence MKSLFILIIFANLLFANVGKIVSLKGEANITRENKTFQVKRDTLLKEKDILITKNNSKVQILFKDETIISIGKNSTFKINDYLFENKDNVKAEFSMIKGVFRTITGRIGKIAPQNFKLKTKSASIGIRGTQIITDITDGKERIFCTEGQIEVTQNLTNLKIIVNQGEFIAMHENNGAELLKNKTKTKDLKEVNKNVSIGENKAVDTVSIIEEVSSPEIEETTSNVNSTPDVVEEVNEVEKSEKVSEQLSEQEEAEAEAQRIADELAAEEERLAQEAAAAAEAKRIAAELAAAEAQRIADELAAKLAAAEEERLAQEAAAAAEAKRIADELAAAEAQRITDELAAAEEERLAQEAAAAAEAQRIADELAAAEAQRIADELAAAEEQRLAQEAAAAAEAKRIADELAAAEAQRIAEELAAAEEERLAQEAAAAAEAKRIADELAAAEAQRIAEELAAAEEQRLAQEAAAAAEAKRIADELAAAEAQRIADELAAAEEERLAQEAAAAAEAKRIADELAAAEIQRLEDAAATAEELQKLEEELAAAEEERLAQEAAAAAEAKRIADELAAAEAQRIADELAAAEEERLAQEAAAAAEAKRIADELAAAEIQRIADELAAAEEQRLAQEAAAAAEAKRIADELAAAEAQRIADELAAAEEQRLAQEAAAAAEAKRIADELAAAEAQRIADELAAAEEERLAQEAAAAAEAKRIADELAAAEEQRLADELAAAEEQRLAQEAAAAAEAKRIADELAAAEEQRLADELAAAEAQRLADELAAAELAESLKELTPSSYFENNNSKATYIGNFNASPFDDKRQYIEYDDDKTEYAIPEETTISMDIDFGKSKDQVSNGKISVEGQDDLEFDGKIKSDNSIQLKAANNTTGGGGDAYLYGSNGEILKGDIKLKNDDLKLEGDFEANKSDFIDLTQSNDLEELTNLDYFIDNSSYATYKGDFNSSEYDASEQYKEVLGVKYEIPEETTISMGIDFGADSNQISNGLITQDNPFTTDFTFDGSINDDKSFTLTGSGDTEGTGSGNFYGNEADVIKGQVDMQDKYSQFGTSIKGNFEADKE, from the coding sequence ATGAAATCTTTATTTATACTAATAATATTTGCAAATTTACTATTTGCAAACGTTGGAAAAATTGTTTCACTAAAAGGTGAAGCTAATATAACAAGAGAGAATAAAACTTTTCAAGTTAAAAGAGATACTCTATTAAAAGAAAAAGATATTCTTATTACAAAGAATAACTCTAAAGTACAAATTCTATTTAAAGATGAAACAATCATCTCTATTGGTAAAAACTCTACATTTAAAATCAATGACTATTTATTTGAGAATAAAGACAATGTTAAAGCAGAGTTCTCAATGATAAAAGGTGTATTTAGAACTATTACAGGAAGAATTGGAAAAATAGCACCACAAAACTTCAAACTAAAAACTAAAAGTGCATCAATTGGTATTAGAGGTACTCAAATTATTACTGATATTACTGATGGAAAAGAAAGAATTTTTTGTACCGAAGGCCAAATTGAAGTAACACAAAATCTAACAAATCTTAAAATCATTGTTAATCAAGGTGAATTTATTGCAATGCATGAAAATAATGGTGCTGAATTACTGAAAAATAAAACAAAAACAAAAGATTTAAAAGAAGTAAATAAAAATGTTTCTATTGGTGAAAATAAAGCTGTTGATACAGTAAGCATAATAGAAGAAGTTTCTTCTCCTGAAATAGAAGAGACGACTTCAAATGTTAATTCTACACCTGATGTTGTAGAAGAAGTAAATGAAGTAGAAAAAAGTGAAAAAGTATCAGAACAACTTTCTGAACAAGAAGAGGCAGAAGCTGAAGCTCAAAGAATTGCTGACGAATTAGCTGCTGAAGAAGAAAGATTAGCACAAGAAGCTGCCGCTGCTGCTGAAGCTAAAAGAATTGCTGCTGAATTAGCTGCTGCCGAAGCTCAAAGAATTGCGGACGAATTAGCTGCTAAACTAGCTGCTGCTGAAGAAGAAAGATTAGCACAAGAAGCTGCCGCTGCTGCTGAAGCTAAAAGAATTGCTGATGAATTAGCTGCTGCTGAAGCTCAAAGAATTACTGATGAACTAGCTGCTGCTGAAGAAGAAAGATTAGCACAAGAGGCTGCCGCTGCTGCTGAAGCTCAAAGAATTGCGGATGAATTAGCTGCTGCTGAAGCTCAAAGAATTGCGGATGAATTAGCTGCTGCTGAAGAGCAAAGATTAGCACAAGAAGCTGCCGCTGCTGCTGAAGCTAAAAGAATTGCTGATGAATTAGCTGCTGCTGAAGCTCAAAGAATTGCTGAAGAACTAGCTGCTGCTGAAGAAGAAAGATTAGCACAAGAAGCTGCCGCTGCTGCTGAAGCTAAAAGAATTGCTGATGAATTAGCTGCTGCTGAAGCTCAAAGAATTGCTGAAGAACTAGCTGCTGCTGAAGAGCAAAGATTAGCACAAGAAGCTGCCGCTGCTGCTGAAGCTAAAAGAATTGCTGATGAATTAGCTGCTGCTGAAGCTCAAAGAATTGCGGATGAATTAGCTGCTGCTGAAGAAGAAAGACTAGCACAAGAAGCTGCCGCTGCTGCTGAAGCTAAAAGAATTGCTGATGAATTAGCTGCTGCTGAAATTCAAAGGCTAGAAGATGCTGCTGCAACAGCAGAAGAATTACAAAAACTAGAGGAAGAACTAGCTGCTGCTGAAGAAGAAAGATTAGCACAAGAGGCTGCCGCTGCTGCTGAAGCTAAAAGAATTGCTGATGAATTAGCTGCTGCTGAAGCTCAAAGAATTGCTGATGAACTAGCTGCTGCTGAAGAAGAAAGATTAGCACAAGAGGCTGCCGCTGCTGCTGAAGCTAAAAGAATTGCTGATGAATTAGCTGCTGCTGAAATTCAAAGAATTGCTGATGAATTAGCTGCTGCTGAAGAGCAAAGATTAGCACAAGAAGCTGCCGCTGCTGCTGAAGCTAAAAGAATTGCTGATGAATTAGCTGCTGCTGAAGCTCAAAGAATTGCGGATGAATTAGCTGCTGCTGAAGAGCAAAGATTAGCACAAGAAGCTGCCGCTGCTGCTGAAGCTAAAAGAATTGCTGATGAATTAGCTGCTGCTGAAGCTCAAAGAATTGCTGATGAACTAGCTGCTGCTGAAGAAGAAAGATTAGCACAAGAAGCGGCTGCTGCTGCTGAAGCTAAAAGAATTGCTGATGAATTAGCTGCTGCTGAAGAGCAAAGATTAGCTGACGAGTTAGCTGCTGCTGAAGAGCAAAGATTAGCACAAGAAGCTGCCGCTGCTGCTGAAGCTAAAAGAATTGCTGATGAATTAGCTGCTGCTGAAGAGCAAAGATTAGCTGACGAGTTAGCTGCTGCTGAGGCTCAAAGATTAGCAGATGAACTTGCTGCGGCAGAACTAGCAGAAAGTTTAAAAGAATTAACACCATCATCTTACTTTGAAAACAATAATTCAAAAGCAACATATATAGGAAATTTTAATGCTAGTCCTTTTGATGATAAAAGACAATATATAGAATATGATGATGATAAAACTGAATATGCAATTCCAGAAGAAACAACGATATCAATGGACATAGATTTTGGAAAATCTAAGGACCAAGTATCAAATGGAAAGATATCAGTAGAAGGTCAAGATGATTTAGAATTTGATGGTAAAATTAAAAGTGACAACAGCATTCAACTTAAAGCTGCTAATAATACTACAGGAGGTGGAGGTGATGCTTATCTTTATGGAAGTAATGGTGAGATTCTTAAAGGTGATATAAAATTAAAAAATGATGATTTAAAACTTGAAGGTGATTTTGAAGCAAATAAAAGTGACTTTATTGATTTAACACAAAGTAATGATTTAGAAGAATTAACAAACCTAGATTATTTTATAGACAATTCATCTTATGCAACATACAAAGGGGATTTTAATTCTTCAGAATATGACGCTTCAGAACAATATAAAGAAGTTTTAGGTGTTAAATATGAAATACCTGAAGAAACAACAATAAGTATGGGAATTGATTTTGGAGCAGACTCTAATCAAATATCAAATGGGTTAATAACACAAGATAATCCTTTTACAACAGATTTTACTTTTGATGGTTCAATTAATGATGATAAAAGTTTTACTTTAACTGGATCTGGCGATACAGAAGGAACAGGTTCTGGTAACTTTTATGGAAATGAAGCTGATGTAATTAAAGGTCAAGTAGATATGCAAGATAAGTATAGTCAATTTGGAACTTCAATAAAAGGAAATTTTGAGGCAGATAAAGAATAA
- a CDS encoding ABC-F family ATP-binding cassette domain-containing protein, whose protein sequence is MALIDLQNISKQYDTKVILKNANFTLNQGQRIAVIGQNGQGKSTLLKIITEEVEPDDGIKAIDKSIKIEMLAQHPKFDDNLLVRDAIENQLKELKDARTEYEEISLKIVDDYENNELINRQSQLATYLEFHNAWDLDNMIERVLKEFQLKEYEFKDVNLLSGGEQRRVSLAGLLLKKPDVLLLDEPTNHLDVYMVEFLEQLLMKNNFTLIFISHDRYFIDNIATSVIEVEGGNLRKFQGGYSSYLEQKQQILENMQKDHHNMIRLFKREAHWMQRGVTARRKRNVRRKAEYLDLKQKVKSNPAAIRKMSVELQREQKSFNSEETRTLNKKKMLFELDDIGITLGDKLLIKDFTTRILQKDTIAIVGPNGTGKSTMLKIFMEKLKVDTGRFKKGDFKVGYFDQHREMLNDNQSIMHTFCPNGGDLVELNDGRTMHVYGYLKNFLFPKEYLEKKIGVLSGGEKNRVALALLFTRSIDCLVLDEPTNDLDLPTINILEEYLENFQGAIILVSHDRYFVDKIAKKLFVFKGKNGEVEESFQPYSEYLEIEKELKDLNSLENSLKKEDQEKSKEIIKKKQVKLSFNEQRDYDNLPKEIDELEEKIEEINECLMDSKCYEQKGIVAVSKELEEIEKIYEEKVERFLQLEELIESFNS, encoded by the coding sequence ATGGCACTAATAGACTTACAAAACATTTCTAAACAATACGATACGAAAGTTATTTTAAAAAATGCAAATTTCACCTTAAATCAAGGCCAAAGAATTGCAGTAATTGGTCAAAACGGTCAGGGAAAATCAACACTTCTTAAAATAATTACAGAGGAAGTAGAACCTGATGATGGTATAAAAGCTATTGATAAGTCTATTAAAATAGAAATGCTTGCACAACATCCAAAGTTTGATGATAATTTACTTGTTCGAGATGCTATTGAAAATCAATTAAAAGAGTTAAAAGATGCACGAACTGAATATGAAGAAATATCTTTAAAAATTGTAGATGATTATGAAAATAATGAATTAATAAATAGACAAAGCCAATTAGCAACATATCTTGAGTTTCATAATGCTTGGGATTTAGACAATATGATAGAGCGAGTTTTAAAAGAATTCCAACTAAAAGAGTATGAATTTAAAGATGTAAATCTTTTAAGTGGAGGTGAGCAAAGAAGAGTTTCACTTGCAGGATTACTTTTAAAAAAGCCTGATGTATTACTTCTTGATGAGCCTACAAACCACCTTGATGTTTATATGGTTGAGTTTTTAGAACAACTTTTAATGAAAAACAATTTTACATTAATATTTATCTCACATGATAGATATTTTATTGATAATATTGCTACTTCTGTAATTGAAGTTGAAGGTGGAAACTTACGTAAATTCCAAGGTGGATATTCTTCATATTTAGAGCAAAAACAACAAATCTTAGAAAACATGCAAAAAGACCATCATAATATGATTAGACTTTTTAAAAGAGAAGCACACTGGATGCAAAGAGGTGTAACTGCAAGAAGAAAGAGAAATGTAAGAAGAAAAGCAGAATACCTAGATTTAAAACAAAAAGTAAAATCAAATCCAGCAGCTATTAGAAAAATGAGTGTTGAACTTCAACGTGAGCAAAAATCTTTTAATAGTGAAGAAACAAGAACTTTAAATAAAAAGAAAATGCTATTTGAACTTGATGATATAGGTATCACACTGGGAGATAAACTTTTAATAAAAGATTTTACAACTAGAATTTTACAAAAAGATACAATTGCAATTGTAGGACCAAATGGAACTGGAAAATCTACAATGTTAAAAATATTCATGGAAAAACTAAAAGTTGACACTGGTAGATTTAAAAAAGGTGACTTTAAAGTAGGATATTTCGATCAACATAGAGAAATGCTAAATGACAATCAAAGTATTATGCACACCTTTTGCCCTAATGGTGGAGATTTAGTTGAGTTAAATGATGGTAGAACTATGCATGTTTATGGGTACTTGAAAAATTTCTTATTTCCAAAAGAGTATTTAGAGAAAAAAATTGGAGTTTTAAGTGGTGGTGAGAAAAATAGAGTTGCTTTAGCACTATTATTTACAAGAAGTATAGATTGTTTAGTCTTAGATGAGCCTACAAACGACTTAGACTTACCAACAATTAATATTTTAGAAGAGTATTTAGAAAACTTCCAAGGTGCTATTATTTTAGTATCTCATGATAGATATTTTGTAGATAAAATTGCAAAAAAACTATTTGTTTTTAAAGGTAAGAATGGAGAAGTTGAAGAAAGTTTCCAACCTTATAGTGAATATTTAGAAATTGAAAAAGAATTAAAAGATTTAAACTCACTAGAAAATAGTTTAAAAAAAGAAGATCAAGAAAAGTCTAAAGAAATAATAAAAAAGAAACAAGTAAAACTTTCATTTAATGAACAAAGAGACTACGATAATTTACCAAAAGAAATTGATGAGTTAGAAGAAAAAATTGAAGAAATAAATGAATGTTTAATGGACTCAAAATGTTACGAGCAAAAAGGCATCGTTGCTGTATCAAAAGAACTAGAAGAAATAGAAAAAATCTATGAAGAAAAAGTAGAAAGATTTTTACAATTAGAAGAGTTAATTGAAAGCTTTAACTCATAA
- a CDS encoding GatB/YqeY domain-containing protein, protein MSLKQRLKDDVKTAMREKNIVKRDSIRSINTMIKQIEVDERIELDDEAIVKLIQKGIKQREEAISQYKDASREDLVEKEQEQVDVFKLYLPVQASDEELEIGMKEIIVQVDAKSMKDMGKVMGAASKKFAGIADGKRINEMVKKLLT, encoded by the coding sequence ATGAGTTTAAAACAACGACTAAAAGATGATGTAAAAACAGCTATGAGAGAAAAAAACATAGTAAAAAGAGATTCAATTAGAAGTATAAATACTATGATTAAACAAATTGAAGTTGATGAAAGAATTGAATTAGATGATGAAGCTATTGTTAAACTTATTCAAAAAGGTATAAAACAAAGAGAAGAAGCTATTTCTCAATACAAAGACGCATCACGTGAAGATTTAGTTGAAAAAGAACAAGAACAAGTTGATGTTTTTAAACTATATTTACCCGTTCAAGCTTCAGATGAAGAACTTGAAATTGGTATGAAAGAAATTATTGTTCAAGTAGATGCAAAATCTATGAAAGACATGGGAAAAGTAATGGGGGCTGCTAGTAAAAAATTTGCTGGTATTGCTGATGGAAAAAGAATAAATGAAATGGTAAAAAAACTTTTAACTTAA
- a CDS encoding GGDEF domain-containing protein — MSIEFEEIVTQLTSLEKNEVTKNKIQTPIEIIPILLKRVSKENVKELVSLLKQSALPSICSETDDEIEKLFEQIDKDTNLLFNLEIQKKIQEFIEKRFERDKQVVIQRTSDISKFVSLMGQYLNDAISSSGSGSKHVLDIKEKIQSIDLSKDGVKGLESLQNELVDAASLIEEEMNTVSDKLQTGKSKVEELEEKVTILEKELTKTKNESMKDHLTGLLTRRAYNDEIKKIESSYKRHNTQYAVVFFDLDYFKQVNDTYGHDCGDVILSTFGKILEKNTRDHDIVGRYGGEEFVAIVHFNLDRELLQYLKRIKIIVTSNNFKYKDHEIKVTFSAGVALRPDHQSYESTIQKSDILLYEAKENGRNQIRLENGKTI; from the coding sequence ATGAGTATAGAATTTGAAGAAATTGTAACACAATTAACGTCATTAGAAAAAAATGAAGTAACAAAAAATAAAATACAAACACCAATTGAAATAATTCCTATTCTTCTGAAAAGGGTTTCAAAAGAAAATGTAAAAGAGTTAGTATCATTACTTAAGCAATCTGCACTACCTTCTATTTGTTCGGAAACAGATGATGAAATTGAAAAATTATTTGAACAAATAGACAAAGATACAAATCTATTATTTAATCTTGAAATTCAAAAGAAAATACAAGAATTCATTGAAAAAAGATTTGAAAGAGATAAGCAAGTAGTTATTCAAAGAACTTCTGATATTTCTAAATTTGTTTCACTAATGGGTCAATATCTAAATGATGCTATTTCAAGTAGTGGATCAGGTTCTAAACACGTATTAGATATAAAAGAAAAAATTCAATCTATAGATTTATCTAAAGATGGGGTAAAAGGTTTAGAAAGCTTACAAAATGAATTAGTAGATGCTGCCTCATTAATAGAAGAAGAAATGAATACCGTAAGTGATAAGTTACAAACTGGTAAATCAAAAGTAGAAGAATTAGAAGAAAAAGTAACTATTTTAGAAAAAGAGCTTACAAAAACTAAAAATGAAAGCATGAAAGATCATTTAACAGGTCTTCTTACAAGAAGAGCATATAATGACGAAATAAAGAAAATCGAAAGTTCTTATAAAAGACATAACACACAATATGCAGTTGTTTTCTTTGATTTAGACTATTTCAAACAAGTAAATGATACTTACGGTCATGATTGTGGAGATGTTATTCTTTCTACTTTTGGAAAAATTTTAGAAAAGAACACTAGAGATCATGATATTGTTGGAAGATATGGAGGTGAAGAATTTGTAGCAATTGTTCATTTTAATCTAGATAGAGAATTATTACAATATTTAAAAAGAATTAAAATAATAGTTACATCAAATAACTTCAAATACAAAGATCATGAAATAAAAGTAACTTTCTCAGCAGGAGTTGCCCTAAGACCTGATCATCAGTCTTATGAGAGTACTATACAAAAATCTGATATTCTTTTATATGAAGCAAAAGAGAATGGTAGAAATCAAATCAGACTTGAAAATGGAAAAACTATTTAG
- a CDS encoding TIGR02757 family protein, translating into MNKIKERLDKEFQSRNKHNELSYDKPDPLLVASRYDDEYVILLCALFAYGKASLIVKFLDSLDFSLLDASDKKIDKELDSFYYRFQNSEDIKTIFKTFKKLKKTSSLNEIFNLGYKKNNSILEGLDFLIKKIHEVADYKSQGFTFLVSNPLKRDKNGQIKEVGNAPYKRWNMFLRWMVREDELDLGLWKGIDKKDLILPLDTHTFNVSKKLGLLDRKTYDLKSALLITEKLRLFDEKDPIKYDFSLYRIGQEKIY; encoded by the coding sequence TGAACTTTCATATGATAAACCAGATCCCTTATTGGTTGCTAGTAGATATGATGATGAATATGTGATTTTACTTTGTGCACTTTTTGCATATGGAAAAGCAAGCTTAATTGTTAAATTTCTTGATAGTTTAGATTTTTCTTTATTAGATGCAAGTGATAAAAAAATTGATAAAGAACTAGATTCTTTTTATTATAGATTTCAAAATAGTGAAGATATTAAAACTATATTTAAAACTTTTAAGAAATTAAAAAAAACTTCTTCTTTAAATGAAATATTCAATCTTGGATATAAAAAAAACAATTCTATTCTTGAAGGCTTAGATTTTTTAATAAAAAAAATACACGAAGTTGCAGATTATAAATCTCAGGGGTTTACATTTTTAGTTTCAAATCCTTTAAAAAGAGATAAAAATGGTCAAATCAAAGAAGTAGGAAATGCACCATATAAAAGATGGAATATGTTTTTGAGATGGATGGTAAGAGAGGATGAACTTGATTTAGGATTATGGAAAGGTATTGATAAAAAAGATTTGATTTTACCTTTAGATACTCATACTTTTAATGTATCAAAAAAATTAGGATTATTAGATAGAAAGACTTATGATTTGAAATCTGCTTTGTTAATCACTGAAAAACTAAGGCTGTTTGATGAAAAAGATCCTATAAAATACGATTTTTCTTTATATCGCATTGGTCAGGAGAAAATATATTAA